The Mycolicibacterium monacense genome contains the following window.
GCTCGCCCGCTTCCATGCGACGGCGGACCGGCGCGCGGACATCGATGCCTGCGCGACAGCCGCCGCGGTCAGGGCGCGGTGGTGCGAGAACCTCGACGAGCTGGACCATTCCGCGGGTGCAGTGGTTTCGGCGCAGACGGTCGACGAGGTCCGCCGACTGGCGTTGCGGTATCTCGACGGCCGGGACGCGTTGTTCGCCGGCCGCATCGCCGACCGCCGCATCGTCGACGGTCACGGCGACCTGCTGGCCGACGACGTCTTCTGCACACCCGACGGCCCGGTTCCGTTGGACTGCCTGGAGTTCGACGACCGGCTGCGCTTCGTCGACGGCGTCGACGACGCCGCATTTCTGGCGATGGACCTGGAATTCCTGGGCCGGCGTGACCTGGCCGACCACTTCCTCGATCAGTACCAGGAACTCGCCGGGGACTCCGCGCCGCGCTCGCTGGTCGACTTCTACATCGCCTACCGCGCCGTCGTGCGCGCCAAGGTCGACTGCATCAAGGTCGGCCAGGGACACGAGGACGCGGCGGCCGACGCCGGGTGGCACCTGGACATCGCCGCCAACCACCTCAAAGCGGCCACGGTCCGGCTCGTCCTCGTCGGCGGGGGCCCAGGAACCGGTAAGACCACACTGTCCGGTGCCCTGGGTGAATCCGTTGGCGCCCATGTCATCTCGACCGACAATGTCCGTCGGGAACTTCAGGACTCCGGAGTCGTCCACGGCGCCGCCGGCGCTCTCGAGAGCGGACTGTACTCACCCGAGAACGTGGCACTGGTGTACGACACCGTGCTGCATCGGGCGGCGGTGCTGCTCGCTCACGGCGAGTCGGTGGTCCTCGACGGCACCTGGCGGGACCCGGGTCACCGCAGGGCGGCGCGTGACTGCGCCGACCGTTCATCAGCCGTTCTGGTGGAACTGGCCTGCGATACCGAACTCTCGGCGGCCCAGACCCGGATCGCGCACCGGACGTCGACCACCTCCGACGCCACCCCGCAGATCGCGGCCGACATCACGACGCCCGTCTGGCACGGCGCGCACCGTGTCGACACCGGCCGCCCGTTGGCCGACTCCGTGGCCGAAGCGCAGCAGATCTGTTGTCTGGCCTACTGATCCACCACACCGATCCATGAACCGAGGAGAATTCGACAATGCACGCAATGGTCTACCACGGCCCGGGGCGTCGATCGTGGGAGCAGGTGCCCGACCCGGAAGTCCAACGCGCCACCGACGCCATCGTGCGCGTCGACGCGGTCACGATCTGCGGCACCGATCTGCACATCCTCAAAGGGGATGTGCCCGAGGTGCAGCCCGGCCGGATCCTCGGCCACGAAGCGGTGGGCACCGTGATCGAAATCGGTTCCGCGGTCGAGAAACTCGCAGTCGGTGACCGGGTGCTGGTGTCGTGCATCAGCGCCTGCGGCAGTTGCCGGTACTGCCGCGACGGGCAGTACGGCCAGTGCCTCGGCGGCGGCGGATGGATTCTCGGCCATCTCATCGACGGGACGCAGGCCGAGTACGTCCGCGTGCCGTTCGCCGACAACTCCACGCACAAGGTGCCGGCCGGGGTGAGCGACGAGCAGATGGTCATGCTCGCCGACATCCTGCCCACCTCCTACGAGGTGGGCGTGCTCAGCGCAGCGGTGCGACCCGGCGACACCGTGGCGATCGTCGGCGCCGGTCCCATCGGCCTCGCGGCAGTCCTCACCGCGAAGCTCTTCAGCCCCAGCCACATCGTCGTCATCGACATCGCCGAGAGCCGGCTGGAAGCGGCGAAGAACATGGGCGCCGACGTCGTCGTCAACTCGACATCGCAGGATGCCCGCTCGGTCCTCGACGAACTCACCGATGGTCTCGGCGCCGACGTGGCGATGGAAGCCGTGGGTGTGCCCGAGACCTTCGAACAGGCGGTCCGGCTGGTCCGGGCCGGCGGCCACGTCGCGAACATCGGGGTGCACGGGAAGCCGGCCACGCTGCACCTGGAGGACATCTGGATCAAGAACCTCACGATCACCACCGGTCTGGTGGACACGCACTCCACCCCCTCCCTGATCAGCCTGGTGGCCAACCATCAGATCGACACGGCGGCGATGATCACCCACCATTTCGGTATGGACGAGTTCGACCTCGCCTACGACGTGTTCAGCCGCGCCGGCGAGACCGGTGCGCTCAAGGTGCTCCTCACGCGTACCGCGCACAGCGGCTGACCCACGGAAAGGCACGCGCATGGCGCAACGCACCGCCCCGGTCGTCGTCGGGATCGACGGCTCGCAGACCAGCATCCACGCCGCACAGTGGGCCGCGGCGGCGGCCTACGGATACCGCACGTCGTTGCGGCTCGTCCACTCGACCGTCACGACCGGGCACCTCTTCGCCGACGCGGCGGTGGTCGCCATCCGGGCGGCCGCCGCAGCCGAGCAGCAGGCCGCCGCCGAGAAGACGCTCGACATGGTGAAAGGGACCGTGGCTGAACACTTTCCGCGGCTGGACATCGCCGTCGAGGTGGTCGATGAACCGGCCCATGAGGCGCTGATCGGACTGAGCCGGGACGCCACGCTGGTCGTCGTGGGCTGCGACGACGTCAGCCCGGCCGCGGCGGTGCTGGTGGGGTCGACGACGCTGCGGGTGGCGCAGCACGCGTCGTGCCCGGTGGTGGCGTGGCGCCAGATCGGGCAGCCCGGTACGGCGCCGGTCGTGGTGGGTGTCGACGGCACGCCTGCCGGGACGGCCGCACTGGCGGCCGCGTTCGAGTTCGCCGACCGGTTCGGCTCGCCCATCACCGCCGTGCACTCCTGGGCGGCGGGTCTGGACGCCGATGCGGTGGCGATCCCCTACCTGATCGACTGGGAAGCGCTGGAATCCGCGGAATGGGAACTGCTGACCAGCGCACTCGCACCCTGGACGGACCGATATCCCGGTGTGCAGGTCGCGACGCTGCTCGACGATGCGAAGCCGGGCCAGGCGCTGCTCGATCGGCTCACCGGCGCGCAGCTCGTCGTGGTCGGCAACCATCGGGCCACCGCCCTGAGCGCGGCGGTTCTCGGCTCGACGAGCCTCAATGTGCTGCACCACAGCCGCGTTCCGGTCATGGTCTGCCACGCGGCGGTCACCTAGGCGGTCTCGGCGGTCCGTTTGATCGCGGCCAGCGTCTCGGGGATTCCGGAATGCGCGGCCGCCGTCCGCTGGGCGATCTGCGCGTCGGCGTCGGCGCCGTAGCGCTCGTGGAACCCGGCGACGCCGCTGGGCAGCAGCCGCCAGTGTTCGGCCAGCCGGGTCCCGTCGCCCTCGGGCGCCACGGTGAAGCCCCACCGCACCCAGCCGCCGTTGACCTCCCAGACGAACTCGCGGCCGTCGGCGACGGTCACCTGGCTGCGCGTCTCCCACACCCGCTCGGGGGTCACGTTGCGTCCGGTGAACCACGCGCCCGCGACGGGTCCGGCGTCGGGGTCGTCCCACCAGCAGGCCCGGCACACCGGGCTCCACTCGCCCATCCGGGTCACGTCGGAGACCAACGCGTACACGGCCTCCGGCTCCCGCGCCACGTACACCGAATCGGAGTATTGGAGATCGACCACGGGTCGAAGCCTAAGACGGCGCATACTTGATCGCGATGACAGGCCCTACCGCGGTACCCCGCAAACCCGTGATCCTCACCGTCGACGACGACCCTGCGGTCTCGCGTGCGGTGGCGCGCGACCTGCGCCGCCACTACGGCGAGACCTTCCGCATCGTGCGGGCCGAATCCGGCCCGGATGCGCTCGAGACACTCAACGAACTGAAGCTGCGCGGCGAGACGGTCGCGGTGTTCGTCGCCGACTACCGGATGCCGCAGATGAGCGGTATCGAATTCCTCGAAGAGGCGATGGACCTCTACCCCATGGCGCGCCGCGTACTGCTCACCGCGTACGCCGACACCCACGCGGCCATCGACGCGATCAACGTCGTCGACCTGGACCACTACCTGCTCAAACCGTGGGACCCCCCGGAGGAGAAGCTCTACCCGGTCATCGACGCGCTGATCGAAACGTGGCGCGCCACCGGGGACCGGGCCATCCCGCACACCAAGATCATCGGCCATCCGTGGAACGCCAGATCGTCGGAGGTGCGCGAGTTCCTGGCCCGGAACCGGTTGTACTACACCTGGTTTCGCGCCGACGAAGCCAAGGGCAGACAGCTGCTGGAGGCGGCCGGCCAGGACGGGATGACGCTGCCGGTGGTGATCACCGAACAGGGTGAGACGCTGGTCGACCCCTCCGACGCCGAACTGGGCGCCACGCTCGGGCTCACCACGACCCCGGCCGAGGACTTCTACGACCTGGTGGTGATCGGTGGCGGGCCCGCCGGGCTGGCCGCCGCCGTGTACGGCGCGTCTGAGGGTCTCAAGACGGTGCTCATCGAACGCACCGCCACCGGCGGGCAGGCCGGGCAGAGCTCCCGCATCGAGAACTACCTGGGCTTCCCCGACGGCCTGTCGGGTTCTCAGCTCGCCGAGCGGGCGCGCAGGCAGGCCGAGAAGTTCGACGCCGAACTGATCACCGCGGCGGAGGTGACGGCGTTGGAGATCGACGGGTCGGCCCGCACCGTGCGGCTGTCCGACGGCCGGTCGATCGGTGCGCGGGCGGTGATCCTGGCGATGGGCGTCGAGTACCGCCAGCTGCCGGCCGAGGGTTGCGACGGGTTGACCGGCGCCGGGGTGTACTACGGCGCGACGTCGTCGGTGGCGGCCGACTGCGAGGACGACGAGGTGTACGTGATCGGCGGCGCGAACTCCGCCGGCCAGGCCGCGATGTACCTGTCGCGCAGCGCCAAGCAGGTCACGATCGTCAGCAGGCGCCGGCTCGAGGACTCGATGTCGCACTACCTGATCCAGCAGATCAGGGCCAACGACAAGATCCGGGAGCTGCCGAACACCGTCGTGCACGCGGTCAAGGGCGACGGCCACCTCGAGGGCATCTGCCTGGAGAACACCCTGACCGGGGCGCGCGAGGAGCACCACTGCGGCCGCATGTTCATCTTCATCGGCGCCGAACCGCGCACCGACTGGCTCGACGGCATCGTGGTCCGCGACGACCACGGGTTCATCCTGGCCGGGCCCGATCTGCGCGACGTCTCGGGCTGGATGCTGGACCGCCCGCCGCACCACCTGGAAACAAGTGTGCCGGGTGTTTTTGTTGCAGGTGATGTGCGCGCGGAATCCGCCAAACGGGTGGCCGCCGCCGTCGGCGAAGGATCGATGGCGGTGATGCTGGTGCACCGGTATCTGGCGGAAGCCTGAAAGGGGTCACGATGGGCGAGACATGCCTGCGCGACGAACTGCGCACCCTGTTCCTGTTCGAGGCGCTCTCCGACGAACAACTCGACATGCTGTGCGCCGACGGTCACATCGAGACGTTCCCGGCTGGGCCGCTGTGCACCGAGGGTGACCCCGCCACCTGCTTCTACGTCCTGATCGACGGCGAACTGACGATGTCGAAACGCTCCGGCGGGGCCGACATCCAGACCGGGCGCACCTCGCAGCGTGGGGTGTACTGCGGGGCGTGGTCGGCGTACGTCCCCGGCGAGGAGCACGTGTACGAGGCCTCGGTGCGGCTGAACAGACCGTCGAAGTTCTTCGTCCTCGACGCCGATGCGTTCGCCCGGTTCATGCAGTCCCAGTTCCCGATGGCCGTTCATCTGCTGGAGGGCCACCGCGTCGGTGGCCGCAGGCAGCATCAGATCATCGGTCAGCGCGAGAAACTCCTCGCACTAGGGACCATCACCGCCGGGCTCACCCACCAGCTCAACAACCCCGCCGCGGCCACCGCCCGCGCCGTCGCCGACCTGCAGGAGGGTGTCGGCAAGATGCGCCACAAGCTGGCAATGCTCGCCAGCGGCAAGTTCAGCCCCGAGGCGCTGCGGGTCCTGGTGAAGATCCAGGACGAGGTCGCCGAACAGGTCGCGAAGTCCAGGAGCATGGACCTCACGGCGCTGGAGACCTCCGACCGCGAGGACCAGATCGGCGACTGGCTCGACGACCACGGGATCGCCGGCGGCTGGGACTACGCACCCACCTTCGTCGAGGCGGGTCTCGACATCGACTGGCTGGAGCGGATCTCGGCGTCGGTCG
Protein-coding sequences here:
- a CDS encoding SRPBCC family protein; translated protein: MRRLRLRPVVDLQYSDSVYVAREPEAVYALVSDVTRMGEWSPVCRACWWDDPDAGPVAGAWFTGRNVTPERVWETRSQVTVADGREFVWEVNGGWVRWGFTVAPEGDGTRLAEHWRLLPSGVAGFHERYGADADAQIAQRTAAAHSGIPETLAAIKRTAETA
- a CDS encoding ATP-binding protein — protein: MGETCLRDELRTLFLFEALSDEQLDMLCADGHIETFPAGPLCTEGDPATCFYVLIDGELTMSKRSGGADIQTGRTSQRGVYCGAWSAYVPGEEHVYEASVRLNRPSKFFVLDADAFARFMQSQFPMAVHLLEGHRVGGRRQHQIIGQREKLLALGTITAGLTHQLNNPAAATARAVADLQEGVGKMRHKLAMLASGKFSPEALRVLVKIQDEVAEQVAKSRSMDLTALETSDREDQIGDWLDDHGIAGGWDYAPTFVEAGLDIDWLERISASVDDVMDGDCSAALQSALGWLKYTIDTELRMSEIAEASKRISALLAGAKQYSQMDRGAYQSANVHELIHSTIKTIFGDKIGKDKPVRLVWEKDTSLPELLCYPGDLNEVWSNLIDNALQAMAGHGTLTVRTMRENDERVRVEICDDGPGIPEQIVDRIFTPFFTTKPVGEGTGLGLDLARRIIVEKHHGDLRVESVPGDTRFIVCLPLVAPAPTE
- a CDS encoding bifunctional aminoglycoside phosphotransferase/ATP-binding protein: MAPSSRDLSTGREVRRPLRQTRPRSDHWPMTTAEETAADDSPVNDLAAEVYETHTGVVLLLGEKAYKIKKPVTTDFLDFSAPEQRERVCAREVELNSRLAPGSYLGVAHMHGPGHDVPEPVVVMRRYPDRYRLRSMVIRGESTENHLTMLASMLARFHATADRRADIDACATAAAVRARWCENLDELDHSAGAVVSAQTVDEVRRLALRYLDGRDALFAGRIADRRIVDGHGDLLADDVFCTPDGPVPLDCLEFDDRLRFVDGVDDAAFLAMDLEFLGRRDLADHFLDQYQELAGDSAPRSLVDFYIAYRAVVRAKVDCIKVGQGHEDAAADAGWHLDIAANHLKAATVRLVLVGGGPGTGKTTLSGALGESVGAHVISTDNVRRELQDSGVVHGAAGALESGLYSPENVALVYDTVLHRAAVLLAHGESVVLDGTWRDPGHRRAARDCADRSSAVLVELACDTELSAAQTRIAHRTSTTSDATPQIAADITTPVWHGAHRVDTGRPLADSVAEAQQICCLAY
- a CDS encoding FAD-dependent oxidoreductase → MTGPTAVPRKPVILTVDDDPAVSRAVARDLRRHYGETFRIVRAESGPDALETLNELKLRGETVAVFVADYRMPQMSGIEFLEEAMDLYPMARRVLLTAYADTHAAIDAINVVDLDHYLLKPWDPPEEKLYPVIDALIETWRATGDRAIPHTKIIGHPWNARSSEVREFLARNRLYYTWFRADEAKGRQLLEAAGQDGMTLPVVITEQGETLVDPSDAELGATLGLTTTPAEDFYDLVVIGGGPAGLAAAVYGASEGLKTVLIERTATGGQAGQSSRIENYLGFPDGLSGSQLAERARRQAEKFDAELITAAEVTALEIDGSARTVRLSDGRSIGARAVILAMGVEYRQLPAEGCDGLTGAGVYYGATSSVAADCEDDEVYVIGGANSAGQAAMYLSRSAKQVTIVSRRRLEDSMSHYLIQQIRANDKIRELPNTVVHAVKGDGHLEGICLENTLTGAREEHHCGRMFIFIGAEPRTDWLDGIVVRDDHGFILAGPDLRDVSGWMLDRPPHHLETSVPGVFVAGDVRAESAKRVAAAVGEGSMAVMLVHRYLAEA
- a CDS encoding zinc-dependent alcohol dehydrogenase family protein encodes the protein MHAMVYHGPGRRSWEQVPDPEVQRATDAIVRVDAVTICGTDLHILKGDVPEVQPGRILGHEAVGTVIEIGSAVEKLAVGDRVLVSCISACGSCRYCRDGQYGQCLGGGGWILGHLIDGTQAEYVRVPFADNSTHKVPAGVSDEQMVMLADILPTSYEVGVLSAAVRPGDTVAIVGAGPIGLAAVLTAKLFSPSHIVVIDIAESRLEAAKNMGADVVVNSTSQDARSVLDELTDGLGADVAMEAVGVPETFEQAVRLVRAGGHVANIGVHGKPATLHLEDIWIKNLTITTGLVDTHSTPSLISLVANHQIDTAAMITHHFGMDEFDLAYDVFSRAGETGALKVLLTRTAHSG
- a CDS encoding universal stress protein; translation: MAQRTAPVVVGIDGSQTSIHAAQWAAAAAYGYRTSLRLVHSTVTTGHLFADAAVVAIRAAAAAEQQAAAEKTLDMVKGTVAEHFPRLDIAVEVVDEPAHEALIGLSRDATLVVVGCDDVSPAAAVLVGSTTLRVAQHASCPVVAWRQIGQPGTAPVVVGVDGTPAGTAALAAAFEFADRFGSPITAVHSWAAGLDADAVAIPYLIDWEALESAEWELLTSALAPWTDRYPGVQVATLLDDAKPGQALLDRLTGAQLVVVGNHRATALSAAVLGSTSLNVLHHSRVPVMVCHAAVT